The window GCCGGTTACTTCCAGGGACGGATCAATCTCATCCGGTGTCAACAGGGCGGCATCCAATTCCTTTAATAAATTCACCAGCTTCATAAAACACCTCAGTCAATGAAAATTTTTATCACCAATGTAGTGCCTTTGGGAGAAGATTCTATAGCTAATTCGTCAGCTGATTTTTTTATGTTGGGCAGTCCCATACCCGCCCCGAAGCCCATTTCCCTAATCCGGTCGGAAGCTGTGGAATATCCCGGCTGCATGGCTAAAGAAACATCTTCTATACCCGGGCCGCTGTCTTCAACAATAATGGTTATATCATGGGGTGTTACCTTGGCTGAAAGCTTTCCCTCATGGGCATGAATCACCACATTCATTTCAGCGTCATAAGCCGCGATTGCGGCGCGCCGGATAATTGTACCTTCCAATCCCAATTCAGTAAGCATTTTTTTGATGTTACTGGCCGCTACACCTGCCAGGTCAAAATTCATACTCTGGATCGAGCATTCATATGTTTGTGTCGTAAAATCTTTGGGCTCTTTTTTTTCTTCAGGTTCATCCACCTGATCAATTCTTAACAACTGGGCCAACCGGGTTACAATATCACTGGTCGTTAAAATCCCCACAACCTTTGATTGTTCATTAATAACGGGAAATCTTCCAAACCCATAACGGCGGCACGCATTTAAGGCATGTCCGACCGTATCCTGCTCATGTAAAAATACGGGGTTAACGGTCATAACTTCCGAGATAAAAGCGTTCAAATTGTTATTTTCCATAGCTTGAATGATATCGGCCACACTAATAACACCTAAGAGAGCATTTTCCCGGTCAACAACCGGCATACCCGAAATGCCTTTATCGCGCATCAGTTCTTTGGCCTGCCGGACTGTTAAATCGGAGGTAATAGAGATAACATCCCTAGTCATAACATCCTGTACCCCGGGCAAGGACTGCTTGTCATTCATGGCAAATCACTCCTAAACCGGCTTGATAGAGGAGACCGCAAGATTCGTACATCGGATACACGGTGCATAGAAGGGGAATATCCTTTGCTTCAGCCAAATCTACTATTTCCTGGGAAGGCACCTTGCCACGGATAAATATCACACCAATCAAATCGATTATTTCCGCTGTACGAATTACCTGCGGGTTAATCAATCCTGTAAGAAGAACAGTCTTTTCCTTACTGTGAGCCAGGACGTCGCTCAACAAATCAGCGCCGCAAGCTGTATCCGCGTTTTTGTCATCCAGGCAGTGATGGGTAAAGCAAGTTGCTTTCAACACTTTCTGTATTTCCGAAAGCGTCAACACTAACACCTTCTTTGATTTTCTGATTCCATTATTATAGTATCATATTTCTCCTACGCTTAGGCAAAGAAACTGAGGTATGGGCAATTGTTTTTTTATAAAAAAAACAGTTATAATGTTCATATCTAGATACCGGATAATATTATGTAAAAGGTGAATAAAATATGGAATTATCTTTTGAACAAGGCCCCATCAGACCTCCAAGCGAAGCGGCCAGTCTTTTGCTCAGGCTTACGCGCAACTGTCCATGGAACAAGTGCGCATTCTGCAGGTCTTACAAGGGGGCAACTTTTTCCAGGCGCAGTGTGGAAGAGATCAAAAATGACATCGACACGGTGGTTAAAATGTGCCGGTCGGTGCAGGAGATATCCCGGAAAAGCGGATTTGGCGGCTTGCTGAATATGGATGTGATGGTAAAGCTATATAATACTGGTGATTACCAATTGTTCCACGTCGCTTCCTGGCTGTATAACGGCGGTAAGACGGTTTTTCTGCAAGACGCCAATTCACTGGTCATGAAGACCGATGACGTGGTGGAAATCCTGAGATACTTAAAAGAAAGCCTGCCTTCAGTTGAACGTGTTACAACCTACGCCCGGTCGAGCACACTGGCGCGTAAGAGCGTTGAGGAACTGACGGCGCTGAAACAGGCCGGTTTATCCCGCATCCACGTGGGAATGGAGTCAGGGTCCGACGATGTTCTTAAACTAATCAATAAAGGCGCCACCGCGCAGCAGCATATTGAGGCCGGCAGGCGGGTGAAGGAATCAGGGATATCACTTTCAGAGTACGTTATTTTAGGGATGGGGGGCAAGCGGTGGTCTAAGGAACACGCGCTTGAAACGGCCAGGGTTCTGAACATGATCAACCCTGATTTTATCCGTATGCGCAGTCTGACAGTGGCTGAAGGCACACCGCTCAGCCAAAAAGCGCGAAACGGTGAATTCGCGGAAGAAACCGAGGAAGAAGTAGTCGCCGGCGAAAAGCTGCTCATTGAACGTCTCGACGGTATTCAAAGCAATCTGGTCAGCGACCATTCCATGAATTTGCTGGAAGAAGTCAACGGCAAACTGCCGGAAGATAAGCCGGCCATGATAGGAATAATTGACCGCTTTCTCGCCCTGCCGGAAAGGGAAAAACAAAATTTCATCCTGGGCAAGCGCTGGGGGGTTTACCGCGTGCTGGATGATCTGCGTGACGCGTCAAACCATGCCAGGGTTGCCGACGCCCTTGATAAACTGGAAAAAGAGGGTAAGTACCATGCCACCTTGTCTTACCTGAAAAACCAGGTAATCTAACAAACACGAAGTAAGACTAGGATGACTTACTCCTCTGTAAAACATGAGAAATAATAAACAACCCGCCGATAACAAATTGTGGAATTGAAAGAAATAGAAAATATTCAATATTCCTATAGGTCTTAAAATAAAATGTGAATAACATGCCAAGTATAATAAAAGCTAAGCCGCTAAATTGAGGATATTTCCAGAAGATAATTAGAGCTGTAAGAAAAATAAATGTCGGTATCAGATGCATTAAGAAACCTATTAAGTTATCAATAAATGATACTTCATCTGAAAACGCGTCTAAGGCAAAAATTGATATAAATAGTATAAATATAATCGCAAGCACTCTTGAAACCCAAACAAGTTTGTTACTCATTGGTTTTACCTGAAATATATGTACAGTAACCATAACTGATTGGGCCTTTTTTGGTAGTTTCGCAGGGAAACTCAGGACATTCGAAACATAACGAAACGTTTTTATTGAATGCGCATTTTGAAATCATGCAGAATTTGTTATCTTTAGGCTTGCAGCCTTCATCACCACTAGGGCACATACCTTTTACCATTCTCGGACATTTTTCACAAGCGATTCCACATACACCTATTTTCATATAAACCTCCATTCTGCCGCTACCACTGGGGGCTCAAATAATAATGAAAGCCCTGGACGTTCCTTCTGGCTCTATTCTGGCTTTTTAGCCGACATATGAGTTAAAATTAAATCTGTCATATCTTTAGTTCTAACACTCAATAATTCACATACCTCACCCCGGAATATTGTTTTATCACGGGGTTTATGTGTGCCTTCAACAATTTCTATGTCAGGATATTTCTCCTTAATAACGTCAAGATACTTGTTAACGAACGGGCAAACAGACGTCATGCAATATGAGAGATGGATAGCATCAACCTTAAAGCTGGCAAGGGATTTTACTCGTTTTAAGATTTTTTCAGGGGCTCCAATTGTCGGACAACCGGCACAAGATATTATACCGACAAGAACAGTTTCCTGATCCTTGTATTTTTCAAAGAAACCTCTCTTTTTACGCATATCGGCAAGACATACCGCCGAAGCGCAATTTAGTTCCTGGGTGCAGTTCCAACACGTTAATATTCCTATCCTCGGCATGGAAACCTCCTAACGAGTTAAAACATTTATGTTATATTTCTATATTTTTAAGATTATTCCTGTAGCAATAATGGATTCTCCAAAAGCGTAATTTCCCAAGAAATAAAAAACGCCCACAGGTTAATTCTGAAGGCGTTTTAGATATCATTGGTAGCCCTAACGGGATTCGAACCCATGTCTCCACCTTGAGAGGGTGATGTCCTCACCACTAGACGATAGGGCCATGGCTGCGGGACCAGGGCTCGAACCTAGGCTAGATGATCCAGAGTCACCTGTGCTACCACTACACCATCCCGCAACATTATTGTTGTTACCTATCAAGCGCACTTAATTATTATATAATAGGCTAAGTTGTAATGCAAGCAAAAACTATACAACATCAGCCCCCAGCCGCTCAATATAGGCGATCGCCCTGTCCAGCCGCTGTAGTGTTTTCCCTTTCCCCATAGTAACAATAATATCAAAAAGACCGGGTGTCATAGTCCGCCCAGAGAGGGCCAGCCTGGTTGGGTGAAAGAGATCTCCTGTTTTAATCTCCAGTTCCTCTGTTAATTTCCGGTAGGCATTCTCAGTCGTCTCCAGGTTAAAGGGTTCCAATTGCTCCAGGACCTCACGGGCTTTGTACAACACCTCCGCCACACCTGGTTTGCTGAAATATTTCTTGACTCCCTTCTCATCATAGGTGTAATCATCATCAAAGAAATAGGTAGAGGCATCCACGACCTCGTTGATGGTTTTAACCCTGGTGCGCACGGTACCTACCACATTTTTAACATACAGATAGAAGTCATGGGAGAACTCCTCCAGAATCAGCTTCTGCTCTTTAAGTATAGGAATTACACGGTCGGTCACCTGACCCAGATCGGCTTCGTTCAGGTAATGGCCGTTGAGCCAGGTTAGTTTTTTCAAATCATAGATAGCCGCGTTCTTCCCCACATGTTCCAGTGAGAACTGCCGCACCATCTCCTCCAACGACAGAATCTCCTCATCATTGCCGGGCGACCAGCCGAGCAGGGCCAGGTAGTTGACAAGGGCCTCGGGCAGATAGCCCTGATCCCTGAACTCTTCCACCGATGTAGCGCCATGACGCTTTGATAACTTGCTCCTGTCCGGAGCCAGAATCATGGGGACATGAGCAAAGACCGGTGTGGGCTTGTCCAAAGCCTGGTAGACCAGGACCTGCCGCGGGGTATTGGAGAGATGCTCCTCAGCCCGCAGGATATGAGTAATCTTCATCTCCAAGTCATCCACAACTGTGGCAAAGTTGTAAGTGGGCACGCCGTTTGACTTCATGATGATAAAGTCATCGAGAAACTCGTTAACAAAGGAGACATCTCCCCTGAAGTAGTCGTGAACCACTGTCTCGCCGCTGTCGGGAATTTGCAATCTAACTACGGGTTTACGCCCCTCGGCTTCCAACCGGCTCCGCTCATCAGGGGTCAAACAGCGGCAGCGTCCGTCGTAACGCGGAGCTTTCCCCGCCGCCACCGCCTCTTTTCTCCGCAAATCAAGTTCTTCCGGCGTGCAGTAGCAGTAGTAAGCCTTCCCCTCGGCCATCAACTGCGCGGTGAATTTTTGGTAAAGGTCGAAGCGTTGGGACTGGTAATAAGGCGCGTAGGGACCTCCCACTTCCGGCCCTTCATCCCAGTCGATCCCCAGCCACTTGAGGGCGGATAGAATCTGCCGGCGCGAAGCTTCAGTGGAGCGTTCAGTGTCAGTGTCGTCTATGCGCAGCACCAGCACGCCGCCGTTATGCCGGGCAAAGAGCCAATTAAAGAGAGCGGTCCTGGCTCCCCCGATATGCAAGTTGCCGGTGGGACTGGGCGCGAATCTCACTCGTATCTTGCTCATATACAATCCTCCTGTAGATAATACCCATCTATTGAGTTTACCACAAGATGTCAAAAAACAACAGGAAGCCGGCCATCAATCGCCGGCGCCTTGTTAAATATTTCGAGAAACCTAATAGATTCAAAGTTTTTTTCTATTCACTGTCTTCGGCGTGTAGTCCCGCGTACTCCAAGTGGCACCTTACCATTGACTCCTGCCAATAACACATTACCGGAACAGCTCGCTTTCCATGAGTATCTGTCCTCTGATAAAAGATCCCTTCCTGAGCGATTTCTTTTACTGTTTTTCTCCCTTTTTTCCAGGCGTTTAATACTTGCTCATGACGTTTTTCGATGATCGTTTTAATCCTGTCGATAGCCTCACCCGTTCCTTCACGAATAACCGGACGGTGGCTGGAAAAAAGCTGCTTGGCATTCAATTCGCGCGCTTTCTCAATTGACGTCAGGAAATCGTTCAAGTTGCAGTGTGGGAAGCCATACCAGGGGCCAAAGCGGTCCAGGCCCAGGTCGCAGGTATAAAGGGAATTGCTCTGGGGGGCGTAAAGGCAATAATGGCCGGGCGAATGTCCCGGAGCGGGAACAGCAAGCAACTGTCCTTTTGAAATAGCCTCAATTTCCGCCAATTCATATGAACCTATGCTGGGGACATACTGCAAACCCATTCTCGGCATAAGAATCTCTTCAACCAGTTTGTGCACTCCCGCCTGGCCGTAGCCCGTTGCCCGCGACATATTCTCACTTGATTGAAGATATTGATATTCAGTCCTGTTCAAAGCCGGGCGGCAATCTGTCTCGCCGGCGATCCGCCAGGCGTCGGAGGCGTGGTCGATATGAAAATGAGAGATAAAATAGCGGCTTACGTTATTTTCCCGGATAAACGCCAGAGTTTCCTCTTCACCAAACCTGCCGTCGATCATGATTACTTCTTCACCGGAAATCAACAAACCATTGTTCATCAACCATGATTCCTGCTGGGGCGCTTCCAGGAATTCAACACCTTCGGCTATGCTTATTCTTTTCAAGTTAAATTAATTCCCCTTAAAGACAGGCTTTCTTTTTTGCGAGAAAGCCTTCAGCCCTTCCTCAAAGTCGTTGCTTAAACTCGCGCCGACAATGGACTCCCGCTCAAGGTCAAGCTGCGCCTCCAGAGTCCGCCTGTGGGCTTCGTTAATCAGCGTTTTCGCCTGTTTAAACGCTATTGAAGGGCCACCGGCGAATTGTCTCGCCCACTGTTCCACTCTTTCCGCAAAAGATTCAGCCGGGATCAACTCACTGGCCAGGCCCAAAGACAGCGCCTCTTTCGCATCAATCACCCTGCCGGTAAAAACTAGATCCATAACCCGGGCGGCTCCCAGCATTAATGTCAGGAAATAGGTGGAACCGCCATCAGGGGTCAACCCCAGGTTGACATAAGCCTGGTTGAATTTAGCCTTATCACTGATAATCCGGATATCGCAGGCCATCGCCAGGCTGAATCCGGCCCCGCTGGCAAACCCGTTCACAGCGGCAATCACCGGCTTTTCAATATCTCTAATCAATAGAATAACCTTATTAAAATTGTCAACCAAACTGTCAAAAGCGGATTTCCAGTTCTCATCACGGGCGGAGAGCATCCATTTTACGTCGCCGCCGGCGCAAAACGCCTTGCCGGCACCGGCAATTACCAGCGCACGCACTGTTTCATCCCTTTGACAGATCTTCAAGACTTCGGTCAACTCCGCTATTATTTCATAGTTTAACGCGTTCATGGCATCAGGCCTGTTCAAGGTAATGTTGGCTACACCATCATTTACTTTAAAAATAATGTTGCTGAACAAATTGATAACCTCCAGTTTATAAAGGAAACTCCTTATTCATTTTTTTATGCTTGAATGTTTTGTCCCTGTTCGCGTATTCCGCCACAATGTGGCCATTTCCTATTAAATTATATTTGTAAATAACCAGTCCTTCCAGACCCACCGGGCCTCTGGCGTGGATCTTGCTTGTACTGATTCCCACTTCCGCGCCAAAACCATAGCGAAAACCGTCGCTAAAGCGCGTGGAACAATTCCAGAACACATTCCCCGAATCCACCAGAGCCATAAACCTGGCCGCTTTCTCTTTGCTGCCGGTAATAACGCTGTCCGTATGGCCGGAGCCGTAATGATTGATATGATTTATCGCTTCATCAATGTCTTTCACTATTTTAATTGACAGCTTGTAATCCAGGTATTCCGTCCCCCAGTCTTCTTCCGTGGCTAAAGACACCGGAATTATTTCCATCGTCCTGGGGCAGCCGGAAATCGCGACATCTTTCTTTTCCAGGGCTTCTTTCAGCAAGGGCAAAAACCCGGGAGCGGCTTTTTCGTGCACCAGCAACGTCTCCGTGGCATTGCACACGGCGACATACTGGGTTTTGGAATCATCCACAATCCTTACCGCCATTTCCAGGTCGGCATCCTCATCGACGTAACAGTGACATATGCCGTCCGCGTGCCCCATTACCGGGATGCTTGAGTGGTCCATGATATACCTGACAAAATCGTTCGAACCTCTGGGAATGATCAGGTCAATATGCTCATCCAGCTTTAACATTTCATCGACTTCCGCCCTGGTTTCCAGGAGCTTCAGCCAGTCAGCCGGAATTCCCGCTTCTTTAGTCGCCTCGATAATGATATCCGCCAGAACGCGGTTGGTTTCTTTCGCCTCGGAGCCGCCTTTTAACAGCACGCAGTTGCCGCTTTTCAGGCACAGAGTGGAAATCTGCACCAGGGCGTCGGGCCTGGACTCAAATATCACACCAATGACACCGATCGGGCAGGTGGTTTTATAAAGCTCCAAACCCTCGTCCAATTCAGTCGCAAGCAGTGTCTTGCCGACCGGGTCTGGCAGGTTTATCAAGCTGTTAATCCCATCGACCACATCGGCTATCTTTGTTTCGTCAAACTTCAACCTTTTCAACAGGGGCTCAGGCAGGTTCTCCTTTGCGCTCCTGTTTAAGTCTTCATCATTTGCTTTAATGATTTCAGACTGCCGGTCAATCAACGACCCGGCTATTTGCTCTAAAGCCCGGTTTTTCAAGTCAGCGCTCATTGCAGCCATCTTTATGGACGCTTCTTTTACCTGGCGGGCAATTTCATTGATTTCCATACTGACATCTCCTTAATAAAGCTATTTTCTGAAATATTCCATATCGCAACAACGTAAACTTCTTGCCCTGCTTAATATTATATACTTAACTTACTCATAAGAAAATCACATAAATGTTAATCCTCTTCAAGCGCCATTAATCCGTCGTTGAAGGACAACCGGCGCGGCGCTCCGATAATCTCTACATTGCTCTTCCCCTTCAACTCATCTGCCACGCTGCCGGTAACCCACATATATTCCAGTTCAAGTGTGTTGTTAATTACCGCGCCTTTCAGGTTCACCGGCTCATCCGCGGAAAGGCTGCGGACCGCTGCTTCTATCGCAGCCCGGTCGTCAGGCATAATAAGCGGCAGCATGGCGCGCTGGACATTGCCGCTGGTAATACAATTGAGGTAGGTTGTCCGGGAATCCATTTTATCTACCAGACGTCTTGTCGTGATATCCGCCAAGCCGACACCGGTAGCGTTCCCGTGGGACGCCCCGCTTAAATCCAACACGACAATTCTGGCGATAAACGGTGTTACCGGCTCCGGCACCCCGGCTATTCTCATCCGGCCGATCACATTCGTGTCCATTCCTGTTCCGCTAAAATTCTTTCCCATTTGCCTGACAATCAGGAAGTCCAGTCTATCCGCCGGCAGGCGCGGCATAAACCGGTAAGCCTCTGCCAGCAACCGTTCTTCAACCTCTGCCAGCTTGTCCGGAGAAAGAGCTTTAATAATGGCAGTGTCCTCATAAGCGTTTTCAACGATGCCGACAGCGCCGATAATTTTTCCCGAACGCGTAAAAACTTCTCCTATTTCAACCAGGGCCCGGGCCATCCGCCGCGGCTCCAGGCGGTGGAAACAAGTAGCGCCCCGCGTTTTTCCCAGGCCGACAGCCATCATTTTCATAAGACCGCTCTCGACCGGCCCGTGAAAAGTGGTATGGGGCTTGATCCTGTTACAGACGATAATCCCGTCGGCACGCCATGCGTTTATGTCACAAAAAACTTTCATTCCATCCGGAGTAGCGCCTATCTCCACAACTTCCTCTGAAGTCAGCACCGGGCAGCCCAATTTTTCCTGCGTGACGCCCAGGCTGTCCAACACGGCTCTTTGTCCCCCGGCTGTGCCGCCACCGTGGCTGCCCATGGCGCCAATGATGAATGGCTCCGCCCCGGCCATTCTAACTGATTCCACCATGGCGCCCAGGATGGCGCCGATATTCTTAATACCCCGGCTTCCCGCCGTAATGGCGACCCGCCAGCCGGGCTTGACTTTCGCTCCAAGGTTAATCCGTTCCATTTCTTTTAGAACCTTGTCGTAAGGATCGTCAATTACCGGTCTGGGAAAAACCTGCCTTATTTTAATGAAGTTAAGATGTTCCAACAATGTCAACAGCACCTGTTTTCTTTAAATCCGGCAAACGCCGGTTATTGCCTGCAAATCATTATCTCTTGCGCTTTTCAATAAATTTTCATAAATAAGCAGGAAAAAAGCTAGTAATACAGAACACTTTATCATAGATATAAATTTTCATACATTAAAGGAGGAAAAAAAATGGCCCACAGCGTAAGGTGGCTGGGACACGCCGCCTGTCAGATCACCACGGAAAAAGGAGTAGTTATTTTAATAGACCCCTGGATTACCGGTAACCCAAGCTGTCCAATAAAAAAGGAGGATATCAAACGGGCTGATCTAATACTGCTCACCCATGACCACTTCGATCATCTTGGAACTGATGTGCCGGATCTGGTAAAAGCCACCGGCGCCACATTAATAATACAGCCTGAGCTGGTGGAGCCACTCCAAAAAGCCGGAGTCAGCGCTGATAATATCATACATTACGGCATGGGAATGAATATCGGCGCCCAAGCGGAAATAGCGGGCGTCAAAGTGATCATGACCCATGCGTTTCACTCCTGCGCCGCCGGAAGCCCGGCGGGATACATCATTATTCTGGAAGACGGAAAAACCATATACCACACCGGGGACACCGGTGTTTTCGATAGCATGAGGCTTTTTGGCGAAATATACAATATCGACCTAGCCCTTGTACCAATCGGGAGCGTCTTTACCATGAACCCACTCCAGGCGGCGGTGAGCCTTTCCTTGATTAAACCGAAAGTCGCCATCCCTATTCATTACCAG of the Pelotomaculum isophthalicicum JI genome contains:
- a CDS encoding CBS domain-containing protein codes for the protein MNDKQSLPGVQDVMTRDVISITSDLTVRQAKELMRDKGISGMPVVDRENALLGVISVADIIQAMENNNLNAFISEVMTVNPVFLHEQDTVGHALNACRRYGFGRFPVINEQSKVVGILTTSDIVTRLAQLLRIDQVDEPEEKKEPKDFTTQTYECSIQSMNFDLAGVAASNIKKMLTELGLEGTIIRRAAIAAYDAEMNVVIHAHEGKLSAKVTPHDITIIVEDSGPGIEDVSLAMQPGYSTASDRIREMGFGAGMGLPNIKKSADELAIESSPKGTTLVIKIFID
- a CDS encoding radical SAM protein; its protein translation is MELSFEQGPIRPPSEAASLLLRLTRNCPWNKCAFCRSYKGATFSRRSVEEIKNDIDTVVKMCRSVQEISRKSGFGGLLNMDVMVKLYNTGDYQLFHVASWLYNGGKTVFLQDANSLVMKTDDVVEILRYLKESLPSVERVTTYARSSTLARKSVEELTALKQAGLSRIHVGMESGSDDVLKLINKGATAQQHIEAGRRVKESGISLSEYVILGMGGKRWSKEHALETARVLNMINPDFIRMRSLTVAEGTPLSQKARNGEFAEETEEEVVAGEKLLIERLDGIQSNLVSDHSMNLLEEVNGKLPEDKPAMIGIIDRFLALPEREKQNFILGKRWGVYRVLDDLRDASNHARVADALDKLEKEGKYHATLSYLKNQVI
- a CDS encoding DUF7670 domain-containing protein — encoded protein: MVTVHIFQVKPMSNKLVWVSRVLAIIFILFISIFALDAFSDEVSFIDNLIGFLMHLIPTFIFLTALIIFWKYPQFSGLAFIILGMLFTFYFKTYRNIEYFLFLSIPQFVIGGLFIISHVLQRSKSS
- a CDS encoding DUF3795 domain-containing protein, whose translation is MKIGVCGIACEKCPRMVKGMCPSGDEGCKPKDNKFCMISKCAFNKNVSLCFECPEFPCETTKKGPISYGYCTYISGKTNE
- a CDS encoding CGGC domain-containing protein; protein product: MPRIGILTCWNCTQELNCASAVCLADMRKKRGFFEKYKDQETVLVGIISCAGCPTIGAPEKILKRVKSLASFKVDAIHLSYCMTSVCPFVNKYLDVIKEKYPDIEIVEGTHKPRDKTIFRGEVCELLSVRTKDMTDLILTHMSAKKPE
- the gltX gene encoding glutamate--tRNA ligase; this translates as MSKIRVRFAPSPTGNLHIGGARTALFNWLFARHNGGVLVLRIDDTDTERSTEASRRQILSALKWLGIDWDEGPEVGGPYAPYYQSQRFDLYQKFTAQLMAEGKAYYCYCTPEELDLRRKEAVAAGKAPRYDGRCRCLTPDERSRLEAEGRKPVVRLQIPDSGETVVHDYFRGDVSFVNEFLDDFIIMKSNGVPTYNFATVVDDLEMKITHILRAEEHLSNTPRQVLVYQALDKPTPVFAHVPMILAPDRSKLSKRHGATSVEEFRDQGYLPEALVNYLALLGWSPGNDEEILSLEEMVRQFSLEHVGKNAAIYDLKKLTWLNGHYLNEADLGQVTDRVIPILKEQKLILEEFSHDFYLYVKNVVGTVRTRVKTINEVVDASTYFFDDDYTYDEKGVKKYFSKPGVAEVLYKAREVLEQLEPFNLETTENAYRKLTEELEIKTGDLFHPTRLALSGRTMTPGLFDIIVTMGKGKTLQRLDRAIAYIERLGADVV
- a CDS encoding MBL fold metallo-hydrolase: MKRISIAEGVEFLEAPQQESWLMNNGLLISGEEVIMIDGRFGEEETLAFIRENNVSRYFISHFHIDHASDAWRIAGETDCRPALNRTEYQYLQSSENMSRATGYGQAGVHKLVEEILMPRMGLQYVPSIGSYELAEIEAISKGQLLAVPAPGHSPGHYCLYAPQSNSLYTCDLGLDRFGPWYGFPHCNLNDFLTSIEKARELNAKQLFSSHRPVIREGTGEAIDRIKTIIEKRHEQVLNAWKKGRKTVKEIAQEGIFYQRTDTHGKRAVPVMCYWQESMVRCHLEYAGLHAEDSE
- a CDS encoding enoyl-CoA hydratase/isomerase family protein, which produces MFSNIIFKVNDGVANITLNRPDAMNALNYEIIAELTEVLKICQRDETVRALVIAGAGKAFCAGGDVKWMLSARDENWKSAFDSLVDNFNKVILLIRDIEKPVIAAVNGFASGAGFSLAMACDIRIISDKAKFNQAYVNLGLTPDGGSTYFLTLMLGAARVMDLVFTGRVIDAKEALSLGLASELIPAESFAERVEQWARQFAGGPSIAFKQAKTLINEAHRRTLEAQLDLERESIVGASLSNDFEEGLKAFSQKRKPVFKGN
- a CDS encoding glutamate-5-semialdehyde dehydrogenase, with amino-acid sequence MEINEIARQVKEASIKMAAMSADLKNRALEQIAGSLIDRQSEIIKANDEDLNRSAKENLPEPLLKRLKFDETKIADVVDGINSLINLPDPVGKTLLATELDEGLELYKTTCPIGVIGVIFESRPDALVQISTLCLKSGNCVLLKGGSEAKETNRVLADIIIEATKEAGIPADWLKLLETRAEVDEMLKLDEHIDLIIPRGSNDFVRYIMDHSSIPVMGHADGICHCYVDEDADLEMAVRIVDDSKTQYVAVCNATETLLVHEKAAPGFLPLLKEALEKKDVAISGCPRTMEIIPVSLATEEDWGTEYLDYKLSIKIVKDIDEAINHINHYGSGHTDSVITGSKEKAARFMALVDSGNVFWNCSTRFSDGFRYGFGAEVGISTSKIHARGPVGLEGLVIYKYNLIGNGHIVAEYANRDKTFKHKKMNKEFPL
- a CDS encoding metal-dependent hydrolase, whose protein sequence is MAHSVRWLGHAACQITTEKGVVILIDPWITGNPSCPIKKEDIKRADLILLTHDHFDHLGTDVPDLVKATGATLIIQPELVEPLQKAGVSADNIIHYGMGMNIGAQAEIAGVKVIMTHAFHSCAAGSPAGYIIILEDGKTIYHTGDTGVFDSMRLFGEIYNIDLALVPIGSVFTMNPLQAAVSLSLIKPKVAIPIHYQTFPVLTQDAGEFIDLSSKKAPEVKVEAIKPGQEILL